From the genome of Daphnia pulicaria isolate SC F1-1A chromosome 5, SC_F0-13Bv2, whole genome shotgun sequence:
CTCATCCAAGACTTTAGATTATTTGATGATTTGATAATCAATCATCAGCAAATTTTCgagttgcactttgcttgaagCATTTcagtaaaaaacattttaaatttgattgtttactcACAGTCAAAGTtgtgagataaaaaaaaagcaggcctgatctgcagtcgttctacaAATGAGTTAATGAATCCTTACTGAATACAAACAAAACGAGAAAACAGTGGTTCCAGTCAATTGaagcctagctcaggaataatcgtactccgttaCTATCTAACGATTTATAACCAACGCCACCAAAATTtgtcaaaaaaggaagaatagaggtCAATTTcgtcctacctttatgcctgggaaatacggccaggcatccacaagtgttcgcagaaaagttgaatccaccacaGGCGGGATGGGAAAATGTACGTACGCGTAAATACActcacactcacatgggtgtacacgaggacatagagaatttaaaaaaaggggaagaagagatccgtCTCGATatcggtagtttctccaatcaaTCTAGATGCTGttaatctaaataaaaaaaggaaatgggtTACGATAAACATTGGCAGAGTTAACAACAattaaggaaaagttgaaaatgagacagtgggTGTACCTTAATTATCAATAGACAGGATAATTTAAGGTTTCCATGTAATACACTGGATTAAAACAAGTCATGGATCATTCAAATATCTAGCAGGtcacaggttaataaaagtaacgaaaattaTTACCCAAGCGATAATGAGATTGAGACAGAGTcaattgttgctgatgacagggTCAAAACGAGCCCAAGCAAAACTGGGATATATTCTaattatgatggctggctcaggcctAAAAtctgaacaaaagaaaaggttacATACTGCAAACATTTAGTCAGAAACCAACACAACACAAATTTGAAACAGGTTGAACATCTTCTCTTAGAGCTCCCACAatcattctatttgtattcttagttttattttacctGATAAACAGCATGGACTGTGTCTTAAGCTATATTGCATATAAAGCGACGCGCGCACGCGACCACAGTCAACACGACGACCACGTTTTTGTAACTTAATTTGCTGTTCTATTTTTCGTTCAGTCACGTTCATTTCCAAAAaatgactgttgtttctttgtttgatACAAACAGTAGGTTCCaccgtttttctttgttatctTCAACTCCGTCTCTTTTTTGAAActtgtaaataaaacaaattaagaGCAGACGACATCAATCTTCTAAttattaagatatcgatagaattTGAATCGACTCATCCCAATGATCAAAGCGGTTTTTTCAACGATTATTTAGTATTGGAAATTTGCAAGCCAAGatatagaaaaatattattgaaataaagaaaataaaaataattctgcTTGCCAATATCAGAAAGTTTATTGCTGGTGGTTTCTGATtggtttcaaattttattccttAAGAATAGATAACAAATGCAAAACAAGTAACCATAACAGGATAACAGGGTAACGAATATTCGTGACGAATACTCAATTCGGAGAAACCAACAAGGTTGAAGGAGACGTCAGCCTACTTGCGGCCGTAACCTGCGACAACAAATCAAGTGTGTAAATTACATGCAGAACGTTAATTATAAGTTTgttgaattaattaatttaccgtgatgatggtgatgatgTCCGTGTCCGTGTCCACCATAGCCACCTCGGTATCCCCCGTATCCCCCATATCCCCCACCGTAGCCTCCGTAGCCTCCGTAGTTTCCGTAGCCACCATATCCGCCATATCCGCCATATCCGCCATAACCTCCATAtcctaaataaataagaattaatatttataataattaaataaatgaaatgagGATAATTTAGGGAATCACTATACATGACTAAGCATTAAATGTAGTCAGTAAATATTTACCATGTCTACGATGTTCCGCAGTCGCCAAGTCGTCGACGCCCTGATCATCTGCACTACTTTCAACTGCAACTATTTCATCTCCAGGAAAGGGCATGCTAAGAACGCAGTGAACCACCATAAGGCAGACCAAGAGTAACTAGAAAAAGACATAAGAGTGTTAATAAGTTATACATgatataagaaataaaatataacttGAGCTGCAACTAAAAAAGTTTAGGACAAATTGTTACCTTGTAGCTGAACATTTTCGCTGCTGTAGAAGAGTTGGATGGTTGTTTGCTTCTCGATTGAGAGTGTTTTAGTCAATGCTAGCACCTGGCTTATATACCAGTCTGAATGAAAGAACTGGGAGGACATTCTTTGTCTGTCACGCGTGCATTTGTTATTGTTacggattattatttttcgccaTGGAGGAATGAACTCACCTCTACTGGAAGCTTCGTTCCCTGCGTGCTGAGTATGAGTATGAATACTTGTTCGTGGTTTTCCCCCACAGAACCGGCCAACACCAGTTTCATAATACCGGTTTAATGGCCATTTGTGTGTGAAGGGACTTCCCTCACACCCGGCCTCGAGCAAGAACTGGCATCAATTTAGATCGTCGTCCCGGAACCGGCCGCAACTTTGATTATAAATTAAGTTTTCGTTTAATCTAACATTAAAAATAGTTCACACCATCAAAGCGCTTGAAATACTACATGTGTCACGAATTTTTgtagatcccccccccccccattgaCTGGCATGAAATTGCAAAATATCTTTTTGCTTCGTCACCATGTGCAGTCAAGCTTGAGTAAGACGGAAAATCCGATTTTTATTTCGGAATAATGGCAATGAACGAGCCAATGGGCGCAATCGGGCGCAATTGTTAGTTGGTGCATCCAAGCTTCATGCTGTTTCGAGGATTATTCAGCAGTTAAAGATATTGGCCCTGCTCGATAGCCAAGCCGAAATTGGACATCACAATTATTCACAGCGCCCTTCGTTTCATTCCGATGATCAGCGAAGTTTGTTTCTTTGACGCCCACAATGAAGTCACTGAATTCTCGACACCACAGTCCACAGGACTCATTTTCGAAGTAGTAAACaccgaaagcagacgacactaatcttcTATTGGCCATGgaattaagatatcgatattgAAATCGAAAGCAGGATAAAATtcacaaataattacttttacaAAATTGCCTtagtaataaaataaagatcTTCCAGGACCTTGTTGGAAGTCAAGAAGGGAAAATGCTCATCAAAAGACGAACCACCAAAACGAATAACGGGGAATATCTATGTATGATGGCTGGCCTTTTCtgtgtaaaacaaaaagaaataactgaatccagcagcagctacagAAAACATCCATAATaaatagagaaatgaaaatgtttcttttcggTTAGGCTCCAGCGAGATCACAAAAGAAGATTTAGCCGAGCATGAATGGAAGAGAAACTGTCTATATAAACATTACACATATACTATATATAGTATAgatcttgttttgtttgccaAAAACATATCATCAAACGGGAGAGCTGGGGACTTTTTGGGGGACGCCGCCCAGGcagtttcttttcgtttcatcGGCATTCAGAGCGAATGCATCAAACGGGCGGGCCTTTTTAGGCTGGGAAAAGGAGGGaaggcggatggatggatgaagaAAGTCAGATGGTTTTGAAGTTTCTCGTGATAGACGGACCGAATAAATAAGAATCATACACATCCATAGCTATACACACCACCAACATCTCTATATACTACTCTACTACTAACAGTCGAAGGATATGTCTTAATATACAGATAGCAACTGTATTACATCTACTATATAATTCTGTAGCTTGTGCCGGAAGACCTTGCTGCCATCATGGCCGACGCGCTAACTTTTTTATAGACTCCGCCATATTCTTTTATAGATTGAAATAAAGGGGGGAGTTGATCCGTTacacggtaaaaaaaaacagccaaatGGTGACATACTTTTTTATTGGGAGGGAAGACACAGATGAAATCGCGTCGCAGACAAGAGAAACGATTGAACGCCGGGCAATAGAACGGCGGACGAGTTGACAGGTCGCCCGTCccgagcctttttttttttccccctgtaCAGCCACGCCCTTTTTGACTCTAAAACGTCGATGATTGGAAAATGGTCAAAgtgcaagaaagaaaacgacgtGGCACATCTCCGCGACGCCTTCTTTGGAATCCAGTCAAACGTGAAATGGTTTTCgcagggaaatttaaaaaaaaacaaatttaaatattttcccgcTCTCGATTTAAAACAAACGACTGAAGGAGTTTTATAAATTCTCGGAGCCACTTTGCTCCTTTTATTCGTGAATATCGAATGACCCGTGTAATCGACGATAAATTAAACATCGAATCGATAAAAAGTCGagactgactgactgactgatGACGTCAGTCGTCTTCGTGCTGCACTGCAAGTGATATACATACGCAGAAGCCCATCACGTTTGAGACAACTCGAGTAGGAGTCTCTGATGGCCGCGGGATGACGACGTCGGCGTGTATCTCCCTGGCGAGTCAATTAAAGTCCTTCGCATCGGGTCACGTACTGCACTTGATACGTGTGCGTCGTGTATTATGCGGCCGGCAGCTGTCATGTCCACGGTGTAATTGACGCCACGCACTCGACTCGATCTCGAATGGAAATTTCGCCTCAAACATTTCACGTTCACTTTTCTGATTTATTAGAATAGTCAAAACGCCCCCATCGCACGCGCGCGCCATTTCCCAAATTCAAATGGAATGCGATAACGAGTTTCGCGCTCAAATGTGTTCAAATCGATGATCGAAGATCTAGTGAAAAGGACGAACCTCTCGTAATAACTTTGGGAGTCATCCATTATCGTGATTATTACATATAGCCTTTGGCGTATTAGATTTTCAGAAAAGAATTATTCGAGAGGAGAATCGATAGACatgttataataaaaaaggcaaaaagttCTTTTCTTCACGTTTTTTCAAGACTCGTGTGCTGCTGCATTTGTCACACGTCAAATAAAGAAgtcgagaagaaaaatttcaaatgaaaaattcaattttttcctctATAAATTTCCTCTCAAGGGAGTGGCTGTCATTTCCGTGTTTTTCATCTGCGTTTCTGTCCTCTCGTTCTGCCTGAAAACTCACCCGAGCATGAGAGTGCCATTCCTACGCAACATCACCGTCAACGGACCGGGAAACGCCTCCTACTTCTTGCTGGACAAAGTTAAAACCGGTAGGCTATTATTAGCCAACTAATGTAATAATCATATCTATATAACCACCCCCTCCGTCGTCCTATTTCTATTATTGATTCCATCTTTCTCTACACGCTAATTGCAATCATTTTTTCACGGTCCCCCCGCCCTATAGACTCAAAACTTTGACGTCTAATTAACTGGCCGAAactcttttctgttttacttGAAATTTAATCACCTGAAACTTTGCACTTTGTGCTGTCCGTCTCATTACAGAACCGCACGAGGCTTTCTTCTACGTCGAATTGGTACGTTTTCAACTTATCATTATCacacattttaaaatgataGGCAATTAGAATAAAACACAATTTACGCAATAATCTGACGTCTTTTCCTTGCTGATGCGCAACAAACAAACCCCCACACAACCGCACCCGGACAACTTCTCATCGACTGGCGGGGTTTAACTACTGTAAACACAGGTCTGCAATATCTGGTTCACGTTGGAGATTTCCATCCGTTTCGTTGTCAGGTACAATGTTTTTGTGCGATCGCTAATGAAGACGCCGCGCTCGTTTCTCAAGGGACATATCCTTGAGAATAGACGTACTAGATATACGTATTTTGGTCTAAAATCTAATTAAACATTAGTAccgcggcagcagcagcatagctCAATATATTTTATCTCTCCTCCTAATCATTTTCGTCTGAAATTTCAGTCCGGACAAATGCGATT
Proteins encoded in this window:
- the LOC124341433 gene encoding keratin-associated protein 19-2-like yields the protein MFSYKLLLVCLMVVHCVLSMPFPGDEIVAVESSADDQGVDDLATAEHRRHGYGGYGGYGGYGGYGGYGNYGGYGGYGGGYGGYGGYRGGYGGHGHGHHHHHHGYGRK